In one Chlamydia sp. BM-2023 genomic region, the following are encoded:
- a CDS encoding site-2 protease family protein, with protein sequence MTIIYFILAALALGVLVLIHELGHLLAAKCVGMAVEGFSIGFGPALYKKKIGNIEYRIGIFPFGGYVRIKGMDKREKGAEADPDSVYDIPEGFFSKAPWKRIIVLAAGPLANILLAFVAFGALYVSGGRTKVYSEYSRVVGWVNPVLKEKGLKLGDEVLTCNGKPYNSDKDAVTSALLDGRLALQGIHPAYLSGKNTDFSLETAFDVNKSGIPCAGASYLLYRYQEPISKHSPMAASGIQPGDRLVWMDGELLFSPIQVSQMLNEAYAFVKIARANQELSLRIPRMLVSTLYLSPHVRNELIDNQYEAGIKGKWSSLYTLPYVINSYGYVEGELHPVDPESPFPHVESKLELGDRIIAIDGTPVSGSSDILRLTQDHKVSIIVQKMTAEQLEEVDSSIADQRFLDSYNAKDLLGIINSLGGAHQVRESGQYRLLPPIQPQPWISIYSDDLLNKRREMAKKFKNQDQQRYYLERIEIEKQKLSLGIPLKDMSVKYNPSPSELVTNISKDSLRTMKALVFGRLNPQWLSGPIGIVHMLHKGWSLGVAEALFWMGLVSINLAVLNLLPIPVLDGGYIVLCLWEMITRRRLNMRLIEKMLIPFSLLLIAFFIFLTFQDLFRFFAVS encoded by the coding sequence ATGACAATAATATATTTTATTCTTGCTGCCCTTGCTTTAGGGGTTTTGGTACTGATCCATGAATTGGGTCATTTACTAGCAGCTAAGTGTGTAGGTATGGCTGTTGAGGGTTTTAGTATAGGTTTCGGTCCTGCTTTATATAAAAAGAAGATCGGAAATATAGAATATCGTATAGGTATTTTCCCTTTTGGAGGCTATGTTCGTATCAAAGGTATGGACAAAAGAGAAAAGGGGGCAGAGGCTGATCCTGATTCTGTTTATGATATACCCGAGGGTTTTTTCAGTAAGGCTCCGTGGAAGAGAATTATTGTGCTTGCTGCAGGACCTTTAGCTAATATTTTATTGGCTTTTGTTGCTTTTGGAGCATTGTATGTTTCTGGGGGAAGAACTAAAGTTTATTCTGAATACTCTCGTGTTGTTGGTTGGGTAAACCCTGTTTTAAAAGAGAAAGGATTGAAACTAGGGGATGAAGTTCTTACTTGCAATGGTAAACCCTACAACTCAGATAAAGATGCTGTCACCTCAGCCTTATTAGATGGGCGTTTAGCCTTGCAGGGAATTCATCCTGCCTACCTGTCTGGAAAGAATACAGATTTTTCTTTAGAAACCGCATTTGATGTGAATAAAAGCGGCATTCCTTGTGCTGGTGCGAGCTATCTTTTATATCGTTATCAAGAACCTATATCCAAACATTCACCTATGGCGGCATCCGGTATACAACCTGGAGACCGGTTAGTATGGATGGATGGTGAGTTGCTATTTTCTCCTATTCAGGTTTCTCAAATGCTTAACGAGGCGTATGCCTTTGTTAAAATTGCTCGTGCTAATCAAGAATTATCCTTACGCATCCCTAGGATGTTAGTAAGCACGTTATATCTCTCCCCACATGTGAGAAATGAACTTATTGATAATCAGTATGAAGCTGGAATTAAAGGTAAGTGGTCTTCTTTATATACTTTGCCTTACGTAATTAATAGTTATGGTTACGTAGAAGGGGAGTTGCATCCTGTAGATCCTGAGTCTCCATTTCCTCATGTGGAATCAAAGCTTGAGCTCGGAGATCGTATTATAGCTATAGACGGAACGCCTGTTAGTGGAAGCTCAGATATTTTGCGTTTAACTCAAGATCATAAGGTGTCAATCATTGTTCAAAAGATGACTGCAGAGCAACTAGAAGAGGTAGATTCTTCAATTGCTGATCAACGTTTTCTTGATTCTTACAATGCAAAAGATCTTCTAGGAATCATTAATTCCCTAGGAGGTGCTCATCAGGTTCGAGAATCTGGACAATACCGTTTATTGCCTCCTATTCAGCCCCAACCATGGATTAGTATTTATTCTGATGATCTTTTAAATAAACGTCGTGAAATGGCGAAAAAATTTAAAAATCAAGATCAGCAGCGTTACTATTTAGAAAGAATAGAAATAGAAAAACAGAAACTGTCCCTAGGCATTCCTTTAAAGGACATGTCTGTGAAATATAACCCTAGTCCTAGTGAGCTAGTTACTAATATTTCTAAAGATAGTTTACGAACAATGAAAGCTTTGGTTTTTGGACGTTTGAATCCCCAGTGGTTATCGGGACCGATTGGGATTGTCCACATGCTACATAAAGGTTGGTCTTTAGGAGTTGCGGAAGCTCTATTTTGGATGGGCCTAGTTAGTATTAATTTAGCCGTTTTAAATCTTCTTCCTATTCCTGTATTGGATGGCGGTTATATTGTACTTTGTCTTTGGGAAATGATAACGCGTCGACGTTTAAACATGCGGCTCATTGAAAAAATGTTAATACCGTTTTCCTTATTGTTAATAGCTTTCTTTATTTTCCTGACGTTTCAGGATTTATTTCGCTTTTTTGCTGTGAGCTAG